ACGGAGAAGCCCATTGTCGAGCAGCGTTTGGACAGCATCGAACAGCTCCCAAGCGGGCTTGTTTAGGATGTTGGCAATATCCAGCAAATCATGATTTCCATCACAGTAGGCCATGATGTTCACGAGCAGCCGCGCGGAATAATACCCCGCTGCATTTTTGACGCTGGTGGTAGGGTATAAATCTCGTTTGCTTAGCTGTGGCTCTCCCAGCGTGGTGGCTTGATAGTAGCGGTTCTTCTCCAGGCAGTTCAGGCATGTGCGCAACGCATCAAGACCGCCTTGCAGGCCGGATTCAGTGATCAGGCTAAGATCATCGGCAGACGTATGGTATTCAGGAAATGATCCATACCGGGTCCGCATGATGGAACACACGGGCAGATCCACCCCTGGCCAGCAGTAATTTCGCTCATCACTACCACGTTGAAGATAAGTATAACGCACGTGGCCGGGATGCTTGTGAGTCAACGTGTGCAGGGCTACCTTATCAGCTAAGGTGTCGCCCAGTCTCGATGGCATGTAGGAGTAAGCTCGGTCATCGCCTAGACAGGTTAGGACAAACCCAGCTTTGACATTCTTTTTTAGATGATCGAGATGCTTCGATAAATAAATCAGGCTGCCAATGGTCTCCGGAATAAAAACGAAACGGTAAGTATAGCGGCGTGAAGTCAGCCCCTGGAGGTATTTCGCCAGCCAGGTCGCAACTACGGGGCCGGACAATTCATTGTTTGCCATTGAGGGATGGCAAATGTAGGCCGAAAGCAGAATTTCATCCGTTGTTTCACCAGGGATGATAAGTTCTCCATAAGTGAGATTTCCCGCCTTTAGAGTCGAATCAATCACCGCTCGGTATTTACCCGGCTTTAATTGCTGGTGCTGCTGATGTGGAATACAAAATCCCCAGGTACGCTTATAATAGCTGGTGATGTATGGGATGACGGTCGGATGATCGGCAAGGGAATGAAGATGCGGTTGCAGTTCCTCCAAGCTCAACTCCAAATCCACGGGTGTTGAATAGCCAAGTACGTGCAGGTTGCTGTCCTTGAAATCAGCGATCACCTCACCATCGGGACCCGTGAGCCGGGCTCCTTTAATATTCCACTCTTCAGGCACCACCCAGTCAAAAGCTGGTGTGCCACTGGGAACTTCATGAATGTTCAAGCCTGGCAGGTGCTCCTGCAGGATCTGAAGAGTTTGACGCACTCCATCCCCGGTCAAGCTGCGGCAGATGGGGAAAAGCCGCGTTGCCAGCGCGTGCATGGAACCATTTTCGATCATTATATCTTAGGGGGGGAATGCAGCTTCAGTCTGTGAGGGCCTATGGGAAGCCCCTCACTGTATTAATGGGCTGCTTTCGCAGAAACTTCGGCTGACTAAAAGGGGGCGTAGGCAACCGGCAGCGTTAGCTAACCTTGCGGTAGATGTCGTTGATCGTGTTCAGATTTGAAATTTCCTCCTCATTGAATTCCAGATTCCACTTCTCCTGGACGCCCAGCAGGAGGGACATCTTGTCGAGCGAATCAAGACCCAGGTCTTTGAACGTGCGGTCGCTGTCCTTGGCAGGGTCGATCTCCAGGCCAGGAACGGCTTCACGGATGATTTCCACAATTGAGTTTAGAGTTTCGTTCATTAATATAAAATATTATAATTTGATGTAAGAGAGTCAGCAACTTTGCCAATCTAACAATCCCGTTGCATAAGAGAGCCCAACGCCAAATCCTGAGATTAGGATTCGTTTGGGTGAGCCTATTTGTAGAGTTGCTTCCAAGGTCAGCGGAATCGCGGAGGATACGGTGTTGCCGAGATCTGTGAGATGAAGTGGCACTTTGTCCTCTGGCAGGCGCATACGCTCGCGCAGTTTGTCCACGATGTACCGGCTCCCCTGGTGTAAAACCACGCGGTCCACTTCTTCCAGGGTCAGTTCTTGCCTAGTCAGCAGTGACTGGATTTGCTTGGGTACAGTGGTCAGGGCAAAGTTAAAAACATCACGGCCATTCATGGCCAGTTTGCCTCCACGATTGTTGATCGCGGCCCCGTTTTTACCCTGAGTTCCAAAAATAACATCCGTGAGTTGCCAGCCAGGAGCACCAGCCTCTAACAAACTGACGGTGGCAGCATCTCCAAATAGTAGGCAGGTGGCTTGGTCCGTTGGATCGATAATCGCCGAGTATGGGTCGCTGGTGAAGAACAAACCCTTCTGGATCTTGTTGGCCTGCATGAAGGAGATGATGACAGAAAGGCCATACACATACCCGGAGCAGCCCAAAGAAATGTCAAAACAAGCGCAGGCGTCTGCCAGACCTAGCTTCGCATGGACCACGGCCGAAGTATGGGGAATACCGTGACCATCGGGAGTCTGGGTGCAAACGACGACTGCACCTATATCATCGAGTGTGATGCCTTGCTTCTCCAGTTCACGCGCGGCTTTCACGCACAGGTCGGATGCCTGATCATCTGGTTCTTTGATCGCCAGGCTAGTGGTGCCAAGTTTACCTGCCAGAAAGTCATCTTCATACCCGAATATCCGTCCACGTTCACGCGTATCCACTCTTCCCGAAGGAATATGACCGACGATCCTATTTAGACGAACGGGGGACATTAGTGGGGGGTTGAAAAGGAAATGAAGCCGACCCGTTCGTTGTCGATCAAGATTTCGCTTCGGGTAAAACGGTTGGCGAGCACCTGTTTGAGTACTAGGACAAGGCTATTTACCGGCGCTGGGGGTAGAGGACGGCCAAGCTCCAGCTTGGCAAAGATCCATTTTGGACTCAGCTCCGGCAGTAGTTGTAAATGCAGACGCTTGTTGAGGAAAACGACCTGCTCAATGAGGCTGCCAACCGAAGAGTTTTTCAGTGAGGCGCTTTTGCCTGCCGTGTCCACGATTGCTGCGCTAATCACGTCCTTTTCATTGCAAGCTTCACGCACCACGACAGGGCGTGAACTTTCCAAAAGCGCAGCGTGCAACAGGGTGTCACCAGTTCCAAACCGCATTTCCGCCCGGAAACAAGGATCCTCGCGCAAATGACGCAAACTTTCTGTCCCGATTACGAGGTCGGGTTGCTTGGTTAGTAAGGAGTGAAAAATAATAGAGATGGTGCCCTCTGGAAGCCTGTCCCCGATCGCAGCTATGGCTCCCTCATAAAGTGCGGTGCCCTGCAAATACGGGCGTTGGCCCCGAAACGAAAGCTCGAGAGGGATAATTTCAGACATATCACTTATTTTTTGGCGGTGGGGGATTTAAATAGGCTAAAACTAATTGAACTTCTTCAGTGACGTATCCACACTTTGTGGTACGGGTCGAATCAATAAGTCTTTAAAGGACATATTTTGCACGACTGTAGAGACAGGCCCGAATTTGAAATGAATTACCCTACACATTCAAGAGGCAGATTTGGAAGGTAATTCGTGATTAGCGTCGGTATTTCAACGATTCAATAAGTGTTTACTTTGCGTTTTTTCTGTGAGGTAAGAAGATGTCGTAACTAAATAAAAGACTGTTAAACAGGAATAATCTCTGGATGTTCCGCAAGAAACTGATGCTTCAATTCGGCTAGCCGCCAGTCTTCAATAGTGTTGATGTCCTGTGTTTCAAGCTCTGAAAGCAACAAAGGCAGGCGTTTGAGCGATGCCATCGTCTTTAATTCACGCGCCAGAAAAGGGGCAGTGCGCACCCAGTACATCTGGGCAGCATCGAAGTACGTTTCCTCCAGATCCTGTGATCGCGAATATTGCATGGACTCACTTTGAAATACGACTCGGCTATCCCGGATAACCATGCACCGCGTGGCAGGTTGTGGGGTGCGCACGACGGTGATGATTCCTTCCGTCCCAGAGTTGGAGTCCAGCATTCTTTGGGCTTCCTGCAGTCGCTCTTTCCGGACGAGGGCCGCCGTCGCAAAAAGGCAGCAAGCGGTTTCAAAATGACGACCGCTTTTCGCATAAGTTTGCAAAACCTCTCTGATAACGCAGGCAATGCCAGTGTTGTCATCAGATGTGGACACACTCCTCAGAAAGGGCACACTTGCACCCCATTGCAGGGCTGTTTCTGCGATCTTAGGACAGTCTGTGGAGACCATGACCTCGCTGAAGCAGCCACAGGAAAGCGCCGCATCTATCGCATAACCAATGATGGGTTTGCCGTGAAAAAGACGGATGTTTTTTCCCGGCAGCCTTTTGCTCCCGCCCCGGGCTGGTATGATGGCTAGGCTCATGCGTTTAGGCCATCCGATGGCGTGCGGGCATCTCGCAGCTTTTTGGCAAAATGGAGCATCCGTGGCTGGTGCTCTGTGGTGAAGTTGCCAGACACAGACGCATGATCTGCCACGTTGGTGATCACAATGGAGCCCGCCATCACTTGGGCATGTTCACCGATTTTCACATGCTCACGGACAAAGCTCCCTGTACCGATGAAGGCCCCCTTGCCGATCACACATCGGCGGGCCAGCACACATTGATTGGAAACTACCACATGATCCCCTACCTTGGCCTCGTGACCCACCACACTATTCAGGCCAATGATGGAGGCGTGGCCCACTCTTGTAACGTCGGTATCATGGATGGATCTCACCACCGTGCTGCCGCTCATCAGGACAGCATGGTCTTCAATTTCCACATAACCCCCATGAGGAATCATGCGCGGCCCGTCCGGTGTCCGGTGGTAAAGGATTCCTTCCATCGCAATCCGGGCTCCAGGCTCCATGATAACATGGCTGCCAATGCGCGCCTGCTGCCGGATGACAACATTTTCACCAATGACGACATGGTCACCTATCCAGCAGCCATCCGCCACAATCGCGCTGGGATGAATGCGGCAGTTCACTCCGCGATGAGGTGTGATGGGAAGTTGGTAGCGCTTTTCTGCCACCCACCTTTCATGCAGCTTGTAAAAAGCTTCGCGAGGGTCTTTGCAGATGGCCACACCTGCGATGCCTTCGGTAAAGCTGGCGAGCTCCTGTGTGGTAATGATGCAGCTTATAGCAGGATTTTGGCAGGCCTGCCGCACATATTTGATCCCATCACTGAAGGCCAGTGTCCCAAGGGGCCTGGCATCCGCATATCCCAAGGTCGCAAACTCAGCGTTACGGAGGATGCTGCCAGCTTCAAAAAATTGGTCCAGTTTCTGCATAAATTAGAAATGTTTAAGCGGTGATCTGCTCGCAGATGCTTTTGATCGTGCTCATTTGACCGATCTGTTCTTCTGTAAAAGTCAGGTTCCATCGGTCCTGCACTGCTAGCAGCACTGACATCTTGTCTAGCGAGTCTATCCCCAGCTCTTTGAGTGACCTGTCTCCATCCGTGGCTGGGTCGATTTCGATGTCGGGTAGGGATTCGCGGAGAATGGCCACAACACTGGTCAGGGTATCGTTCATGCTAAAGATAGGTCGGGGATCAAATAGGGTCATTGGTTGAAGGAAGGCCTTCGCCAGATCCCGCCCACCGATGATTTCGCAGAATAACAAAATGTGGTTTTGTGTGTGTCAGAATGCGCACGTGACGCGGTTGCTGCTGGCTTATACACTTTCTCATCTTGACGTTTTTGAAATGGCTCGTGGCAGGTCCAAAAGTGCCGAGGCACAGCGCTTGGCCCCAAGGCCATCCTGAGCCTCCCAGCAGCGGCGGGCCATGTTTAGGCGAACGGTCGGATGGCTGAGCAAATAACTCAGTTGCTCCACAGCCGTTGCTTCCTGGATGTCCTGGATCGCTCCCAGGTTCAGGGCCATGCCCGCTGCCTGCCAGGACTTGGCTGGGAAGAACTGGTTATCGGCAATGCAGACAATGACGGGTGGCACACCGAGGCAGGCCAGTTCATGCAGGGAAGTGCCTCCAGCGCACAGGGCCAATTGGCAGCGTGCCATGAAAGGGGCCGGATGCCAGTTGTCCACATGGAGCTCAATGCGGGATGACTGTCGCGCCTTTTCTTTGATCGCTGGCAAGTGGGGATTCATGCTGCTGCCCATCACAATCCGCGTCCCTGTAAACTCCGTTGCATCTAGCCATTCGAGGGCTTTCAAAATCCCGCCCTGGTCATCTCCACCTCCGAATGTCAGCATGATGGAGCTGATTTCTTTGGAGGTGGGCGGCATCAGCTTGGATCGCATTTGGCGAAAATCCTCACCGACAAGCGCATAGCCCGGTCCGGTCAGAAACTGGGTATCATCAGCCGGTTTGCGCGTTGTGTATTCTTCCACTCCTGCGTCTGGCCTGGCGTCGTGCACAAGCGCTCCGAGAAGAGGATGCGTGTGCAGCGGATTGCCAAATTGCATCCACCGCAGACCCGCATCACGGAGAGGTGTTTGATAGCTTTTGTCCAGGCGGTAATGATCCACTACCCCTGCCTCCACCTTGTTTTTCTCACAGAACTTCACAGTCAGTTCTGCGTCCTTCTCCGGGCTGCAATCCCAGGGGATTTCATGCAGCACGGCATTGGCTGGAAAGTCCTGACCATTAAAATCCACCTTTTCATGCCGTATAAAAAAATGTGGGCGGGCACCTAGCGCACTGCATTCTCTGGCCAGTACACAGCAGCGTCGCAGATGCCCCAGACCTCTCTGTGGAGAAGCATCAAGGCGAAAGAATAGAGAGCGCATAGTTAGGAATTACTGCTCTCTGAAGGCCCTGGAACCGTCGCTGGACGTCCATAATAGGAGCGACCTTCGACTGTCATCCGGCATGCCGTGACAGAGAACAGATGGGGGTGGGGAATTAGTGGGGGGGAAGCAGATGAGGTGTTCTCTCATAAGGCTGACTCATGCTTATGTGGCAGCTATGAACCCTCAACTTCGTTATGGTTTAACGTTTTATAAGGGTATCTCACTTGCTTGCTAAAGATATCAAAAAACATTTTTTAATAGTGTCAAAACCGTTGCAAAAATTTGCTTGAAGCATTGTCTGGGACCGGTCAAAAAAGAGATTCCAAAAATCCGAAAGACTAGTCGTGGCCGATGAGATGACGAATGTCACTTACCCTTTCGCTGGACCTTCGGATGCGGTGGAGAGTTCGGATGTGAATTTTTTTTCGTATTCCCAAGTTGGATATCTGGGCTGTAAATGGAGAGCCACCAATTTCACCCGCAATATTGCTGGAGCCGCACCTTCGCTGGCCCTATGAAAGCGCTTATGTCGGATGAATCTCATCATGAACGCGAACTCGGGGGCCAGCTACTGGCCTCTGTCTCTCGCTCCTTTTATCTTACCCTGAAAGCTCTCCCTCGAGAGTTGCGGGAGCCTCTATCTCTGGCCTACCTGCTGGCGCGCACCGCCGATACTATTGCTGATACAGCCGCCGTCCCGGAGGATGTTCGCCTGGAATGTCTTCACGACTATGAGGCGCTGGTGCAAGGAAATGAGATGGACCATGACCGGCTGGCGCTGACCATACGTACGCGCTTTGTTTCCTTGCAGGGGGATGAGGCCGAGCGTCGGCTCATGGAACGTTTTCCGGATGGCATTGCCTGGCTCCGCACCATGCAGGGCGGCTCGTTAAATTCGATTCGAAATGTCCTGCATCACATCATCCGGGGGCAGATTCTCGATATCGAACGTTTTCCTGGGGATGGCCAGGTGCGTGCACTTAGCACAGCCAGGGAACTGGATGAATACACCTGGCTGGTGGCTGGCTGCGTGGGAGAGTTTTGGACGGAAATGTGCATCACTGAACTGCCGACCTCCCTGGACTCAACCGTTTCACTGGGCCAAATGAAAACCTGGGGAGCCCGCTTGGGCAAAGGCCTTCAGCTCATCAATATCCTCCGTGACATTGGTGAAGACATTCAGGATGGCCGCTGTTACCTGCCCAATGGTTTGAACGGCCCCGCTGAGCTAGAGGCGGAGTGGTCACAGTGGATGCTTGTCTGTCAGGAGCATCTTCGCTCCGGCCTGCTCTATGTCCAGCATGTGGCTGATGCCAAACTGCGTTACGCCACCTCGTTGCCTTTGCTGCTAGGCCTGAAAACGGTTGCGCGAATGAAATCTGCCACCTGGGCACAGGTGCAGAAAGGCATCAAAATCACCCGTCTGGACGTAGCTATGATTCTCGCGGAGGCCGCTCTGGCATGCCGCAGTCCTGAAGCTTTGGAAAAGCTCTACCGTAAAATGGAGGGTTGAAAAGGGGGTGATTCTATCATTGCCAGCCCA
The DNA window shown above is from Prosthecobacter fusiformis and carries:
- a CDS encoding DUF4910 domain-containing protein, which translates into the protein MIENGSMHALATRLFPICRSLTGDGVRQTLQILQEHLPGLNIHEVPSGTPAFDWVVPEEWNIKGARLTGPDGEVIADFKDSNLHVLGYSTPVDLELSLEELQPHLHSLADHPTVIPYITSYYKRTWGFCIPHQQHQQLKPGKYRAVIDSTLKAGNLTYGELIIPGETTDEILLSAYICHPSMANNELSGPVVATWLAKYLQGLTSRRYTYRFVFIPETIGSLIYLSKHLDHLKKNVKAGFVLTCLGDDRAYSYMPSRLGDTLADKVALHTLTHKHPGHVRYTYLQRGSDERNYCWPGVDLPVCSIMRTRYGSFPEYHTSADDLSLITESGLQGGLDALRTCLNCLEKNRYYQATTLGEPQLSKRDLYPTTSVKNAAGYYSARLLVNIMAYCDGNHDLLDIANILNKPAWELFDAVQTLLDNGLLRPVK
- the pseF gene encoding pseudaminic acid cytidylyltransferase; translated protein: MSLAIIPARGGSKRLPGKNIRLFHGKPIIGYAIDAALSCGCFSEVMVSTDCPKIAETALQWGASVPFLRSVSTSDDNTGIACVIREVLQTYAKSGRHFETACCLFATAALVRKERLQEAQRMLDSNSGTEGIITVVRTPQPATRCMVIRDSRVVFQSESMQYSRSQDLEETYFDAAQMYWVRTAPFLARELKTMASLKRLPLLLSELETQDINTIEDWRLAELKHQFLAEHPEIIPV
- a CDS encoding acyl carrier protein; the encoded protein is MNETLNSIVEIIREAVPGLEIDPAKDSDRTFKDLGLDSLDKMSLLLGVQEKWNLEFNEEEISNLNTINDIYRKVS
- a CDS encoding ketoacyl-ACP synthase III, yielding MSPVRLNRIVGHIPSGRVDTRERGRIFGYEDDFLAGKLGTTSLAIKEPDDQASDLCVKAARELEKQGITLDDIGAVVVCTQTPDGHGIPHTSAVVHAKLGLADACACFDISLGCSGYVYGLSVIISFMQANKIQKGLFFTSDPYSAIIDPTDQATCLLFGDAATVSLLEAGAPGWQLTDVIFGTQGKNGAAINNRGGKLAMNGRDVFNFALTTVPKQIQSLLTRQELTLEEVDRVVLHQGSRYIVDKLRERMRLPEDKVPLHLTDLGNTVSSAIPLTLEATLQIGSPKRILISGFGVGLSYATGLLDWQSC
- a CDS encoding phytoene/squalene synthase family protein, translating into MSDESHHERELGGQLLASVSRSFYLTLKALPRELREPLSLAYLLARTADTIADTAAVPEDVRLECLHDYEALVQGNEMDHDRLALTIRTRFVSLQGDEAERRLMERFPDGIAWLRTMQGGSLNSIRNVLHHIIRGQILDIERFPGDGQVRALSTARELDEYTWLVAGCVGEFWTEMCITELPTSLDSTVSLGQMKTWGARLGKGLQLINILRDIGEDIQDGRCYLPNGLNGPAELEAEWSQWMLVCQEHLRSGLLYVQHVADAKLRYATSLPLLLGLKTVARMKSATWAQVQKGIKITRLDVAMILAEAALACRSPEALEKLYRKMEG
- a CDS encoding PseG/SpsG family protein, which gives rise to MRSLFFRLDASPQRGLGHLRRCCVLARECSALGARPHFFIRHEKVDFNGQDFPANAVLHEIPWDCSPEKDAELTVKFCEKNKVEAGVVDHYRLDKSYQTPLRDAGLRWMQFGNPLHTHPLLGALVHDARPDAGVEEYTTRKPADDTQFLTGPGYALVGEDFRQMRSKLMPPTSKEISSIMLTFGGGDDQGGILKALEWLDATEFTGTRIVMGSSMNPHLPAIKEKARQSSRIELHVDNWHPAPFMARCQLALCAGGTSLHELACLGVPPVIVCIADNQFFPAKSWQAAGMALNLGAIQDIQEATAVEQLSYLLSHPTVRLNMARRCWEAQDGLGAKRCASALLDLPRAISKTSR
- a CDS encoding acyl carrier protein, with amino-acid sequence MNDTLTSVVAILRESLPDIEIDPATDGDRSLKELGIDSLDKMSVLLAVQDRWNLTFTEEQIGQMSTIKSICEQITA